From Acidobacteriota bacterium, a single genomic window includes:
- a CDS encoding PLP-dependent cysteine synthase family protein produces MNRWLRNALYLIAADYQRSSDTHLVRVEPPPANEVSLYLKDESTHPTGSLKHRLARSLFLYGLCNGHIREGTTIVESSSGNTAVSEAYFAQLLGLPFVAVVPQGTSQKKIDQIAFYGGKCHFVPGHQIYAEAARLAAELDGHYLDQFTYAERATDWRGNNNIAESIFEQMKCEPSPTPSWIVVSAGTGGTAATIGRYIRYKSFSTRLCVADPSNSVFFDYFRTGDQKLVSDQTSNVEGIGRPRVEPSFNCAVIDKMIKVPDAAAYATLRFLEGILGRRCGGSTGTNAYAALQLIASFEGGELPASVVSMICDGGDRYSDTYYDDAWLERHGFDLAPYTEQLETFWETGVWNTLAGEEHRCIG; encoded by the coding sequence ATGAACCGGTGGCTCCGCAACGCCCTCTACCTGATCGCGGCCGATTATCAGCGCTCTTCCGATACCCACCTGGTGCGGGTCGAGCCGCCTCCAGCCAACGAGGTGAGCCTCTATCTGAAGGATGAGTCGACTCATCCCACCGGCAGCCTCAAGCATCGTCTGGCCCGGTCACTGTTCCTCTATGGACTCTGCAACGGCCACATCCGCGAGGGTACGACCATCGTCGAGTCGTCATCGGGCAACACCGCTGTCTCCGAGGCCTACTTCGCGCAGCTTCTCGGTCTACCGTTCGTCGCGGTCGTCCCACAGGGCACTTCGCAGAAGAAAATCGACCAGATCGCCTTCTATGGCGGCAAATGCCACTTCGTGCCGGGACACCAGATCTATGCCGAGGCGGCGCGGCTCGCCGCCGAGCTCGACGGCCACTACCTGGACCAGTTCACCTACGCCGAGCGGGCGACCGACTGGCGCGGCAACAACAACATTGCCGAGTCGATCTTCGAGCAGATGAAGTGCGAGCCCTCCCCGACCCCCAGCTGGATCGTGGTCAGCGCCGGAACCGGCGGTACGGCCGCCACCATTGGGCGCTACATCCGCTACAAGTCCTTCTCGACCAGGCTCTGCGTCGCGGACCCCTCGAACTCCGTTTTCTTCGACTACTTCAGGACCGGCGACCAGAAGCTGGTGTCCGACCAGACCTCCAACGTCGAGGGCATCGGTCGGCCGCGCGTCGAACCATCCTTCAACTGCGCTGTCATCGACAAGATGATCAAGGTGCCCGATGCTGCCGCCTACGCAACCCTGCGGTTCCTCGAAGGCATCCTCGGCCGACGCTGTGGCGGCTCGACCGGGACCAACGCCTACGCGGCCCTACAGCTCATCGCGAGCTTCGAGGGAGGAGAGCTACCGGCCAGCGTCGTGTCGATGATCTGTGACGGCGGGGATCGTTACTCGGACACCTACTACGACGATGCCTGGCTAGAGCGGCACGGATTCGACCTCGCCCCCTACACTGAGCAGCTCGAGACTTTCTGGGAGACCGGCGTTTGGAACACCCTGGCGGGCGAAGAGCACCGCTGCATCGGCTGA
- a CDS encoding sodium-dependent transporter, with product MQKPRDLWSSRLGFVLAAAGSAIGLGNLWKFPYITWHNNGGAFVLVYLLCIAGVGLPIMIAEILVGRRTQRSAVGALKESVGSAWGFVGGWGVVTGFVILSFYTVVAGWTLLYFIKCLGWSFNGYPIDYSGGDAFGVMTGNGPLQILLAGLFMACTMTVIYRGVGQGIERISRILMPTLMVILALLLVSALTMEGAGEALAFIFAPTFSELPWNGVLEALGHSFFTLSLGMGAMITYGSYLSRKNSVVRSSMMVVVLDTVIAIVATVIMFSVIFSKPGMAEQISRSTAGMLFITLPDLFYTVVPLGKVLGPLFYLLVGFAALTSTISLLEVVVAYFIDERAMSRAKATTLCGLGTFFITLLCGLSLGAFGPLSSFEIFAGKRGLFDTMDHLAANWLLPIGGFLITLAVGWFMTRKTKEEELMDGTQPGWFRYGVWSFFIRFVSPAAVALIILAVIFLGADFT from the coding sequence ATGCAGAAGCCCCGTGATCTATGGAGCTCGAGATTGGGATTCGTCCTGGCCGCCGCCGGTAGCGCCATCGGCCTGGGAAATCTCTGGAAGTTCCCCTACATCACCTGGCACAACAACGGTGGAGCCTTCGTCCTCGTCTACCTGCTGTGCATCGCCGGCGTCGGCCTGCCGATCATGATCGCCGAGATCCTGGTCGGTCGCCGCACCCAGCGCAGCGCCGTCGGAGCCCTCAAGGAATCGGTGGGCTCCGCCTGGGGCTTCGTCGGTGGCTGGGGAGTGGTCACCGGGTTCGTCATCCTGAGCTTCTACACGGTGGTCGCCGGCTGGACCCTGCTCTACTTCATCAAGTGCCTCGGCTGGAGCTTCAACGGCTACCCGATCGACTACAGCGGTGGTGATGCCTTCGGGGTGATGACCGGCAATGGGCCTCTCCAGATTTTGCTGGCGGGGTTGTTCATGGCCTGCACCATGACCGTGATCTATCGCGGCGTCGGTCAGGGGATCGAACGCATTTCGCGCATCCTGATGCCGACCCTGATGGTCATCTTGGCGCTGCTGCTGGTCAGCGCCCTGACCATGGAGGGGGCCGGCGAAGCGCTCGCCTTCATCTTCGCCCCGACCTTTTCGGAGCTGCCCTGGAACGGTGTTCTCGAGGCTCTCGGACATTCCTTCTTCACCCTCTCCCTGGGGATGGGCGCGATGATCACCTATGGCTCCTACCTGAGCCGCAAGAACTCGGTAGTGCGCTCTTCGATGATGGTGGTAGTCCTCGACACGGTGATCGCCATCGTCGCCACCGTCATCATGTTCTCGGTGATCTTCAGCAAGCCCGGCATGGCCGAGCAGATCAGTCGCTCGACCGCCGGCATGCTGTTCATCACCTTGCCCGACCTGTTCTACACGGTCGTTCCCCTCGGCAAGGTCCTGGGGCCGCTGTTCTATCTCCTGGTGGGCTTCGCGGCCCTCACCTCGACCATTTCCTTGCTCGAGGTGGTGGTCGCCTACTTCATCGACGAGCGCGCCATGAGCCGCGCCAAGGCCACCACCCTCTGCGGCCTCGGCACCTTCTTCATCACCCTCCTGTGCGGCCTGTCCCTGGGCGCCTTCGGCCCGTTGTCGAGCTTCGAGATCTTCGCCGGCAAACGCGGCCTGTTCGACACCATGGACCACTTGGCGGCCAACTGGCTGCTGCCCATCGGCGGCTTCCTGATCACTCTCGCGGTGGGCTGGTTCATGACCCGCAAGACGAAGGAAGAGGAGCTGATGGACGGCACCCAACCGGGTTGGTTCCGGTACGGCGTGTGGAGCTTCTTCATCCGCTTCGTGTCGCCGGCGGCGGTGGCTCTGATCATCCTGGCGGTGATCTTCCTCGGAGCCGACTTCACTTAA
- a CDS encoding UvrD-helicase domain-containing protein yields the protein MTAAVDLERELNLQQIEAVTHGNGPQLVIAGAGSGKTRVITYRIAWLIGELGVSPGAITAVTFTNKAAAEMRERVEGLVDQWPLETFVGTFHRWALIQLRRYGERVGLARNFAILDTSDQLNLIKQALQIEGLSEKSFPPRGVLATISSAKNRLIDPDAFEDAADSFFARRVAPCYRRYQGLLAKASGVDFDDMLFLAVRLMEQEPDVLDRLRYRAQYLLVDEYQDTNQAQQRLIEVLAGEPANLTAVGDEDQGIYRWRGADIANILDFERHFPGTEVRKLEQNYRSTQTILDASGALVANNQGRRGKRLWTDSGEGENIVVFKATDEQEEARWLVQGLSDLRSKVPLSEMAILVRTNAQTRSIEDELLRREIPYILVGGTRFYERAEIKDLVAYLRLLRNPQDSYSLERILNRPARGIGKATQEMLRQEADSLGQPLWDVIFQRQTQNLPTRAATAVGKFRDLIAGLMAAAEELPLPALLDRLLEDTRFLDMYRPDHPEDAGRIENIREFLSAAQEFTESRAFNSDDEDLLTPFLDHVALVADLDDWEVERGISVMTLHSAKGLEFTAVVVAGLEDGLLPHFNSQGTRDDLEEERRLLYVGMTRARRHLSLTNCRRRRIAGRYQDQRESPFLAEIPEELLDIQQSPSLFTPGGSADSVSSFFGRAPRTTEEPSLDESFSQESRQIRRGSRVRHPTLGEGTVLSLEGQGDHTKLTVYFPKAGKRKLVARYANLELL from the coding sequence ATGACCGCCGCCGTGGACCTCGAGCGCGAGCTCAACCTGCAACAGATCGAAGCCGTCACCCACGGCAACGGCCCCCAGCTCGTCATTGCCGGCGCCGGCTCCGGCAAGACCCGGGTGATCACCTATCGCATCGCCTGGCTGATCGGCGAGCTCGGGGTCTCGCCCGGCGCCATCACCGCCGTCACCTTCACCAACAAGGCCGCCGCAGAGATGCGCGAGCGGGTGGAGGGGCTGGTCGACCAGTGGCCTCTCGAGACCTTCGTCGGCACCTTCCACCGCTGGGCCCTGATCCAGCTCCGGCGCTACGGCGAACGGGTCGGCTTGGCGCGCAACTTCGCCATCCTCGACACCTCGGACCAGCTCAATCTGATCAAGCAGGCGCTGCAGATCGAGGGCCTATCGGAGAAGTCCTTTCCGCCCCGCGGCGTGCTCGCCACCATCAGCAGCGCCAAGAACCGGCTGATCGACCCGGACGCCTTCGAGGACGCCGCCGACTCGTTCTTCGCCCGCCGCGTCGCCCCCTGCTACCGCCGCTACCAGGGGCTCCTCGCCAAGGCATCCGGCGTCGACTTCGACGACATGCTGTTCCTGGCGGTGCGCCTGATGGAGCAGGAGCCGGATGTCCTCGACCGGTTGCGTTACCGCGCCCAGTACCTGCTGGTGGACGAGTACCAGGACACCAACCAGGCCCAGCAACGGCTGATCGAGGTTCTCGCCGGCGAGCCGGCCAACCTGACGGCGGTGGGCGACGAGGATCAGGGCATTTACCGTTGGCGCGGCGCCGACATCGCCAACATCCTCGATTTCGAACGCCACTTCCCCGGCACCGAGGTGCGCAAGCTGGAGCAGAACTACCGCTCCACCCAGACCATCCTCGACGCCTCCGGCGCCCTGGTGGCGAACAACCAGGGCCGCCGCGGCAAGCGGCTGTGGACCGACTCCGGCGAAGGCGAGAACATCGTCGTCTTCAAAGCCACCGACGAGCAGGAAGAAGCGCGCTGGCTGGTTCAGGGCCTGAGCGACCTGCGCTCCAAAGTGCCGCTTTCGGAGATGGCCATTCTGGTGCGCACCAACGCCCAGACGCGTTCGATCGAAGATGAGCTGCTGCGGCGCGAGATCCCCTACATCCTGGTCGGCGGCACGCGCTTCTACGAGCGCGCCGAGATCAAGGATCTGGTGGCCTACCTGCGGCTGCTGCGCAACCCGCAGGATTCCTACTCCTTGGAGCGCATCCTCAACCGGCCGGCGCGCGGCATCGGCAAGGCCACCCAGGAAATGCTGCGGCAGGAGGCGGACTCCCTCGGGCAGCCCCTGTGGGACGTCATCTTCCAGCGCCAGACCCAGAATCTGCCGACCCGCGCCGCCACCGCCGTCGGCAAGTTTCGCGACCTGATCGCCGGCCTGATGGCGGCGGCCGAAGAGCTGCCCTTGCCGGCCCTCCTCGACCGCCTGCTGGAAGACACCCGTTTCCTCGACATGTACCGCCCAGACCATCCCGAGGACGCCGGCCGCATCGAGAACATTCGCGAGTTCCTGTCGGCGGCACAGGAGTTCACCGAGTCGCGAGCCTTCAACTCCGACGACGAGGACCTGCTGACTCCCTTCCTCGACCACGTCGCGCTGGTCGCCGACCTCGACGACTGGGAGGTCGAGCGCGGCATCTCGGTGATGACGCTGCACAGCGCCAAGGGCCTCGAATTCACCGCCGTGGTGGTCGCCGGCCTGGAAGACGGCCTGCTGCCGCACTTCAACTCCCAGGGCACCCGTGACGACCTCGAAGAAGAGCGCCGGCTGCTCTACGTCGGCATGACCCGGGCCCGCCGCCACCTCTCCCTCACCAACTGCCGCCGGCGGCGCATCGCCGGTCGCTACCAGGACCAGCGCGAGTCCCCCTTCCTCGCCGAGATCCCGGAGGAGCTGCTCGACATCCAGCAGAGCCCCAGCCTGTTCACGCCCGGCGGCTCGGCGGACAGCGTTTCTTCCTTCTTCGGTCGCGCTCCCCGCACCACTGAAGAGCCTTCCCTGGACGAGTCCTTCTCCCAGGAAAGCCGCCAAATCCGCCGCGGCAGCCGGGTGCGCCACCCCACCCTCGGCGAAGGCACCGTGCTCTCCCTCGAAGGCCAGGGTGACCACACCAAGCTGACCGTCTACTTTCCCAAGGCCGGCAAGCGCAAGCTGGTCGCCCGCTACGCCAACCTCGAGCTGTTGTAG
- a CDS encoding FAD-dependent oxidoreductase has product MTDVKKLPIAIVGAGPVGLAAAANLVERGLQPLILEAGSSIAASIRAWGHVQLFTPWAYLIDPPSRRLLEAHSDWIAPDNDRLPYGHELVEQFFEPLAGLPVIAEAIHLNHEVTSIAKDGHDRMKNGERAAAPFLIVAQTPHGPRRYWAQAVIDASGTWTTPNPLGAGGVEADGEGEFQQHIRYGMPDILGAERQRYAGRRTLVVGSGHSAIGSVLGLAELAAEDGETQVAWAVRKQDPRKLWGGGESDEIAERGRLGSRVAAAVQSGAVSLLTGISIAALREHPDGIEVVDVEGSGQVVVDELIVAAGSRPDLKMLRELRLELDVATEAAKPLGPMIDPNYHSCGTVKPHGFEELQHPEEGFFIAGMKSYGRAPTFLLRTGYEQVRSIVAHLAGDDESARQIELILPETGVCSTNLAFDDSSAAIPAGECC; this is encoded by the coding sequence ATGACCGACGTCAAGAAACTTCCCATCGCCATCGTCGGGGCCGGGCCGGTCGGCCTGGCCGCGGCGGCCAATCTGGTCGAACGCGGGCTGCAGCCGCTGATTCTGGAAGCCGGCTCCTCCATCGCCGCCAGTATTCGCGCCTGGGGGCACGTCCAGCTCTTCACGCCCTGGGCCTATCTCATCGATCCGCCGAGCCGCCGTCTGCTCGAAGCGCACAGCGACTGGATCGCTCCGGACAATGACCGCCTACCCTACGGCCACGAGCTGGTGGAGCAGTTCTTCGAGCCCCTCGCCGGCCTTCCCGTCATCGCCGAGGCGATCCACCTGAACCACGAGGTGACCTCGATCGCGAAGGACGGCCACGACCGGATGAAGAACGGCGAACGCGCCGCGGCGCCGTTCTTGATCGTCGCCCAAACGCCGCATGGCCCGCGTCGCTATTGGGCACAGGCCGTGATCGATGCCTCGGGCACCTGGACGACCCCGAATCCCCTCGGCGCCGGCGGTGTCGAAGCCGACGGCGAAGGCGAGTTTCAGCAGCACATCCGATACGGCATGCCCGACATCCTGGGCGCCGAGCGCCAGCGCTACGCCGGCCGGCGGACGCTCGTGGTGGGCTCCGGCCACTCGGCGATCGGCTCGGTCCTCGGCCTCGCCGAGCTCGCCGCAGAAGACGGCGAGACTCAGGTCGCCTGGGCCGTTCGCAAGCAGGACCCGCGCAAGCTCTGGGGTGGCGGCGAATCGGACGAGATCGCGGAGCGCGGCCGGCTCGGCTCGCGGGTCGCCGCAGCGGTCCAGTCCGGCGCGGTGAGCTTACTCACCGGTATCTCCATCGCAGCCCTGCGAGAGCACCCGGACGGCATCGAGGTGGTCGATGTCGAGGGCAGCGGTCAGGTGGTGGTCGACGAGCTGATCGTCGCCGCCGGCTCCCGACCGGACCTGAAGATGCTGCGGGAGCTTCGCCTGGAGCTCGATGTCGCCACCGAAGCCGCCAAGCCGCTCGGCCCGATGATCGACCCGAACTACCATAGCTGTGGAACCGTCAAGCCGCACGGTTTCGAAGAGCTCCAGCATCCGGAAGAAGGCTTCTTCATCGCCGGCATGAAGAGCTACGGACGAGCTCCGACGTTCCTCCTGCGCACCGGCTACGAACAGGTTCGCTCGATCGTCGCTCACCTCGCCGGCGACGACGAGTCGGCCCGCCAAATCGAGCTCATTCTTCCGGAGACCGGGGTCTGCTCGACCAACCTGGCCTTCGACGACTCGAGCGCGGCGATCCCGGCGGGCGAATGCTGCTGA
- a CDS encoding cellulose synthase family protein, translated as MASTLLGMYYGILGILAIFGIHRMVLVVLYWRSRKRVAVEPAPPEEWPLVTVQLPLYNEMYVARRLIDAVCEIDYPRERLEIQVLDDSTDETRQIVADAVARQADLGVPIRHLHREDRTGFKAGALEAGLKQTKASLVAVFDADFLPSKDFLRRTVPYFSDPGIGMVQARWDHLNREFSLLTRIQAIFLDGHFVIEHTARNRSGCFFNFNGTAGIWRRQAIEQAGGWQHDTLTEDLDLSYRSQMAGWRFLYLPDLLVPAELPVEINGFKSQQYRWAKGSIQTGRKLLRRIFAADLPWRVKAEAAVHLTNNVSYLLMVVLALLVFPAMVLRRGSSIELLLLIDLPLFLAATVSVLVFYSASQIAGGRNWRRSLRWLPALMGLGIGLSLSNSAAVLSGFRQRGGEFVRTPKFSIVERADGWKPKRYRAGRSMTLLLEVVFALYFIACFAFAAWDGMWASLPFLFLFLQGYSYIVLLSLLEGFSRGGGSPPPSTQEAQMLGLTVRE; from the coding sequence ATGGCATCGACACTGCTTGGGATGTATTACGGGATCTTGGGGATCCTCGCCATCTTCGGCATCCACCGAATGGTGCTGGTGGTCCTCTACTGGCGCTCCCGGAAACGGGTCGCCGTCGAGCCGGCGCCGCCCGAGGAATGGCCCTTGGTGACGGTCCAGTTGCCACTCTACAACGAGATGTATGTCGCCCGTCGCCTGATCGATGCGGTCTGCGAGATCGACTATCCGCGGGAGCGGCTGGAGATTCAGGTACTCGATGACTCCACCGACGAGACGCGCCAGATCGTGGCCGATGCGGTGGCCCGGCAGGCCGACCTCGGGGTGCCGATCCGCCACCTCCACCGCGAGGATCGCACCGGCTTCAAGGCCGGCGCACTCGAGGCCGGCCTGAAGCAGACGAAGGCCTCTCTGGTCGCCGTCTTCGATGCCGACTTCCTGCCTTCCAAGGACTTTCTGCGCCGCACCGTGCCCTACTTCTCGGACCCCGGGATCGGCATGGTTCAGGCGCGCTGGGATCACCTCAATCGGGAGTTCTCTTTGCTCACCCGGATCCAGGCGATCTTTCTCGATGGCCACTTCGTGATCGAGCACACCGCGCGCAATCGCAGCGGCTGCTTCTTCAACTTCAACGGCACCGCCGGCATCTGGCGGCGCCAGGCCATCGAGCAGGCCGGAGGCTGGCAGCACGACACCCTGACCGAAGACCTCGACCTCTCCTATCGCTCGCAAATGGCCGGCTGGCGGTTCCTGTATCTGCCGGACCTGCTGGTGCCGGCGGAGCTACCGGTCGAGATCAACGGCTTCAAGAGCCAGCAGTACCGCTGGGCCAAGGGCTCGATCCAGACCGGCCGCAAGCTGCTGCGCCGCATCTTCGCTGCCGATCTGCCTTGGCGAGTCAAGGCCGAGGCCGCCGTCCACCTGACCAACAACGTCAGCTATCTGTTGATGGTGGTGCTGGCGCTGCTGGTCTTTCCCGCCATGGTCCTGCGCCGCGGCTCCTCGATCGAGCTTCTGCTGCTGATCGATCTGCCGCTGTTCCTCGCCGCCACCGTCTCGGTGCTGGTCTTTTACTCGGCCAGCCAGATCGCCGGCGGGCGAAACTGGCGCCGCTCGCTGCGCTGGCTGCCGGCCTTGATGGGTCTGGGTATCGGCCTTTCGCTGAGCAATTCGGCGGCGGTGCTGTCCGGTTTTCGCCAGCGGGGCGGCGAGTTCGTGCGCACTCCCAAATTCTCGATCGTCGAGCGTGCCGACGGCTGGAAACCGAAGCGCTACCGTGCCGGTCGCAGCATGACCCTGCTTCTCGAGGTCGTCTTCGCCCTTTATTTCATCGCCTGTTTCGCCTTTGCGGCGTGGGACGGAATGTGGGCTTCCCTGCCGTTTCTCTTCCTCTTCCTGCAGGGCTACTCCTACATCGTTCTGCTTTCGCTGCTCGAGGGTTTCTCTCGCGGAGGTGGCTCGCCCCCACCGTCGACGCAGGAGGCTCAGATGCTCGGCCTGACGGTCCGTGAGTAG
- a CDS encoding nucleotidyltransferase domain-containing protein produces MHDPIARLAAELGESWPHLKAGQERAQAKRRELDSALTDCTSSEASIVVFGSLARDEFSAGSDIDWTLLVDGPADPRHLERAQSVDRHVRRIEQRKPGREGTFGSMAFSHDLVHQIGGEDDTNSNTTRRILLLLESAAIGRPQAWERVVHHVLRRYLAEDRGLWFGSRRTRMPRFLLNDIVRYWRTMTVDFAYKQRSRAGEGWALRNIKLRTSRKLIFVAGLLTAFCCETGLAPDEKEEIFGQHDVDRLTEHFRRTVGQTPLEMLATAFQPHGDLADAARQVFGAYDRFLGLLADDDARRRLSDLTFDDLGEDELFHHASRTCYELQEGLDQLFLTPGAPLFDLTVKFGVF; encoded by the coding sequence ATGCACGATCCGATTGCCAGGCTGGCGGCCGAGCTGGGCGAGAGCTGGCCCCACCTGAAGGCGGGCCAAGAACGCGCCCAGGCCAAGCGCCGAGAGCTCGACTCAGCGCTCACCGACTGCACCTCGTCGGAGGCCTCGATCGTGGTCTTCGGTTCGCTGGCGCGGGACGAGTTCTCCGCTGGCTCGGACATCGACTGGACCCTGCTGGTGGATGGCCCCGCAGATCCCAGGCACCTCGAGCGAGCGCAGTCCGTCGACCGCCACGTGCGCCGCATCGAGCAGCGCAAGCCGGGTCGCGAGGGCACCTTCGGCAGCATGGCCTTCAGCCATGATCTGGTGCATCAGATCGGTGGCGAGGACGACACCAACAGCAACACCACCCGACGGATCCTGCTGCTCCTCGAAAGCGCGGCGATCGGCCGGCCGCAAGCCTGGGAGCGGGTCGTCCATCACGTCCTGCGACGCTACCTGGCGGAGGACCGCGGCCTGTGGTTCGGAAGCCGTCGCACCCGCATGCCGCGTTTCCTGCTCAACGACATCGTGCGCTACTGGCGCACCATGACGGTCGACTTCGCCTACAAGCAGCGCAGCCGGGCCGGCGAAGGCTGGGCGCTGCGCAACATCAAGCTGCGCACCTCCCGCAAGCTGATCTTCGTCGCCGGCCTGCTCACCGCCTTCTGCTGTGAAACCGGGCTGGCCCCGGATGAGAAGGAGGAGATCTTCGGCCAGCACGATGTCGACCGCCTGACCGAGCACTTTCGACGCACCGTTGGCCAGACCCCGCTCGAGATGCTCGCCACCGCCTTCCAGCCTCACGGCGACCTCGCCGATGCGGCGCGCCAGGTCTTTGGCGCCTATGATCGCTTTCTCGGCTTGCTGGCGGACGACGACGCCCGTCGGCGCCTGAGCGACCTGACCTTCGATGACCTCGGCGAAGACGAGCTCTTCCACCACGCCAGCCGCACCTGCTACGAGCTGCAAGAAGGCCTCGACCAGCTCTTTCTGACGCCGGGAGCACCGTTGTTCGACCTGACGGTCAAGTTCGGCGTCTTCTAG
- a CDS encoding GNAT family protein: MSLPVSPPNPRVSLRPAVPRDAEFLRRWRAEDSVRRYQPLNDLTVGQLRTDVASHRMSDLYRSRGEKFQWIVQSDDEPAGWITLVVSNWEHGLAEVGYALSTSFQGRGVMTVALRLLLEDLFAGTVLERIEARCAVENEASRRVLEKLGFRHEGRLRSYFRLPEGRVDNHLYSLLRSDR; this comes from the coding sequence ATGTCCCTGCCGGTCAGTCCCCCGAACCCTCGCGTCAGCCTGCGGCCGGCCGTTCCGCGCGATGCCGAGTTCCTGCGCCGCTGGCGGGCCGAGGACTCGGTGCGTCGCTACCAGCCCCTCAACGACCTCACCGTCGGTCAACTGCGCACCGACGTGGCGAGCCATCGCATGAGCGACCTCTACCGCTCCCGGGGTGAGAAATTTCAGTGGATCGTGCAGTCGGACGACGAGCCGGCTGGCTGGATCACCCTGGTGGTTAGCAACTGGGAGCACGGCTTGGCGGAGGTCGGCTACGCCTTGTCGACGTCGTTCCAGGGCCGCGGCGTGATGACCGTCGCGCTCCGTTTGCTGCTCGAAGATCTCTTCGCCGGCACCGTCCTCGAGCGCATCGAAGCACGCTGTGCGGTCGAGAACGAAGCCTCCCGGCGGGTCCTCGAAAAGCTCGGCTTCCGGCACGAGGGGCGGCTGCGCAGCTACTTCCGCCTGCCCGAAGGCCGGGTCGACAATCATCTCTACTCGCTGCTGCGCAGCGACCGCTAG
- a CDS encoding MFS transporter, whose product MLLISGGRELRRLTARLCLIELVAWGVLYYSFAVYLAAMQDELGWSSATFAGGFSLALLVAGLAAPIVGRWIDRHGGRRLMVAGALAGGVGVAVWSIAHSPPVYFAGWILIGAGMAGTLYTPAFATIVRSHPGESRHAILVVTLIGALASTLFMPLASGLGESLGWRGGLLVLAAVMVAVITPLALGLPAPAADKAVNTAAPGPSGEVPGRFRLLASSLMIADAAGVAVQAYLVLFLVERGLPLAAAAGIAGLAGAAKIAGRLATAAGHRISALAVMRLSLLLTAAVLLLPLLQAGTAAAIAMVLGIGATTGARTILRPLVVLELFGRRDFGRSSGLLQLCTALTKAAGPIAFGLLLTALGWSWAWSLLALLLVASAAAMHGLRPTPEPMLEPRGALAPGDLSP is encoded by the coding sequence ATGCTGCTGATCTCGGGGGGCCGAGAGCTTCGCCGCCTGACGGCGAGGCTCTGCCTGATCGAGCTCGTAGCCTGGGGAGTTCTCTACTACAGCTTTGCGGTCTACCTGGCCGCGATGCAGGACGAGCTCGGCTGGTCCTCCGCCACCTTCGCCGGCGGCTTCTCCCTGGCGCTGTTGGTCGCCGGTCTCGCGGCGCCAATCGTCGGTCGCTGGATCGATCGTCACGGCGGCCGCCGCCTGATGGTCGCCGGCGCCTTGGCAGGAGGTGTCGGCGTCGCCGTCTGGAGCATCGCCCACTCACCGCCGGTGTACTTCGCGGGCTGGATTCTGATCGGCGCCGGCATGGCGGGAACCCTCTACACTCCCGCCTTCGCCACCATCGTCCGCTCCCACCCCGGAGAGAGTCGCCACGCCATCCTGGTCGTCACCCTGATCGGCGCGCTGGCCTCGACCCTCTTCATGCCCCTCGCCAGCGGCCTCGGAGAGAGCCTGGGCTGGCGGGGAGGGCTGCTCGTCCTCGCCGCGGTGATGGTCGCGGTGATCACCCCTCTGGCCCTCGGCCTGCCCGCACCCGCTGCCGACAAAGCGGTCAACACCGCGGCACCGGGCCCCAGCGGTGAGGTACCGGGCCGCTTCCGGCTGCTGGCCTCGTCTCTGATGATCGCCGACGCCGCCGGCGTCGCCGTCCAGGCCTACCTGGTGCTCTTCCTGGTCGAGCGTGGGCTGCCCCTTGCCGCCGCAGCCGGCATCGCCGGTCTCGCCGGAGCAGCCAAGATCGCAGGCCGCCTGGCCACCGCGGCGGGCCACAGAATCTCTGCGCTGGCGGTGATGCGCCTGTCGCTCTTGCTGACTGCGGCCGTGCTGCTCCTCCCTCTCCTGCAAGCCGGCACAGCCGCGGCCATCGCCATGGTCCTCGGCATCGGCGCGACGACCGGTGCCCGCACCATTCTTCGTCCTTTGGTGGTGCTGGAGCTCTTCGGTCGCCGCGACTTCGGCAGGAGCAGCGGCCTGCTACAGCTCTGCACCGCCCTCACCAAGGCGGCCGGTCCGATCGCCTTCGGCCTCCTGCTCACCGCCCTGGGCTGGAGTTGGGCCTGGTCGCTGCTCGCCCTCCTGCTGGTCGCCAGCGCCGCCGCCATGCACGGTCTTCGGCCAACGCCAGAGCCCATGCTCGAACCCCGCGGCGCCCTCGCCCCAGGAGACCTCTCGCCATGA